In Lonchura striata isolate bLonStr1 chromosome 3, bLonStr1.mat, whole genome shotgun sequence, the sequence CTGGAGCCAGATCCTTCAGTATTCCCAGTCAATAAAACAGAGTAAGATGCAAAAGTAACATCAAGTGTTGGCATTTATCATCAACTCAATTTGAGATATCGCTGCTTCTCTTTAGTCTGTAAATTCAGAATCATCCTTTGAAATACTTAAATTCTgtaacaaaatttaaaaatatatttatttagagTTTAGAGAAGGACTAAAGAAAGATTAGATCTGAAGAATGCAGAAAGAGTATTCAAACCACACTCACCTTGGTACCCTTCTCCGATATCTCCAAAATGCGAGCATCACACCATTTGAGAGAAGTCCACACCACACATTTGGAACCAACAGCAAAGCCCTTCAGATTACAAGGATAGTCATGGTGTGCTACAAGAAATGGTAGTTTAGcaatgaaggaggaaaaaaaaaagacaaccaactcacaaaaccccacaaaaatcacccctcaaaaaaaccctcaaaaatcAACTCTCAGATACCTCAAACACTGCTGCCCCACCCCATCCAAACTACTTGATATTTGAAAGGTAAAAAATTGTCATCCCAAACAGTCTTGCAAATGTGCTTCATGTTCAGAAATGTATTTCCACTCAAAATCATTGATCTTCCCAAGTAAGACTAGTTGCTGAGACTGTCACATTAGCCATGAGAAACTATACTCAGTCTGCTGTCTTTAACTCAAAGCATCAACACTAATACATTATCTTATTAGGGAATAAAAGCTAGGCTTTTTTACAAGACAGCTATTGTCATTTTTGAATGGTACAACATTTTGATTATTTAACTCTTTAAAATCAGATACTTTACCTGCATTGCAGTCAGCCAGGttctcattttgctttttgtcttCCCCAGGTCTACAGCCTAAAGACTGAACACACATATTTCCACTCTCTTTAAATGAGTCACTCAAGTCTTGTTCCATCCATTCTTCCACACAGTCATCTCTCTTCTTCTGCCACCCCTTATGTTTCTCAACTTTATAGTCACATGATTTCACAGTGAAAACAGGCCCTGGATTTGCTGAGtcttttgaaataaatgaaaattgacTTCCACTATTTGCAGAACTCTGTAGCACAGCACATTTGAGCCTTAACAAGTCCTCTTCCCTGTCTTCCTCAGGAGGCTGAACGCTGGGCAGCACCAGTTCCAGAAAGTTGGCTCCTAGCATGGACTGCTTGTCATGCATCTTCTGGTGCAGCTTCTTCTCAGTTCTACCTCGAGATGATGACAGCCTTAGGGAAGGAGGGTCTACTTCAATCCAATCATCTAGTACAGCTTCTGCTTCATGAATTCCAGACAAATTTGCTTGCAGTTTCTTGGGCTTTTCTCCCAAAGAAGGCTGAACATCAGATGGAATCAGCTCTACTGACTTCTCTCTGTCACTAACTGGAGGCACtagattttctttctcattaaGTAATGGTAAAATTTCAAGACAGTTCAGAGCTGTCAACTGCCCTGTCTCCTCTCTCAcatctggcagctccagcaaTTCCTGCTCCAACATTGGCTCTCTTGTTTCATTGCCTGATGCTGCCTGCATTTCAAGAGACTTTGCTTCCAGTGCTTCCTTTGTTCCTTCACCATAGGAGGACTTTTCCTTAACTCCCTCTAGCTCCTGTAGGAGCTCATTTAGATCATTACTTGGTAAGTGCATTTCTAATGCATCCAGTTCTCCTAATCTCTCTGTTCCATTGCTTGCAGATGGCTGTGCCTGGAGCACTGGCAATCTCTGTAGTTCTTgctcttttccaaggaaaaggctggctCCTGGAGCACTGCCTGTCACTTCTGCTTTCAGCTCAGCCTCCTGTCCAAACAATATTTCAGACAGGTCTTGTTCTTCAGCTTTCATTCCATTCCCTGCAATATGAGGGCTGCAGTTTCTCATTGGTTCCAGTAGCACACTGTTATCACTGTCACCTTCAGACAGAGGTATCTCTTTATCATAACTGTTCTCACACTCTCCTGCTTCATATCCACCATCAACCTTCCCACTGGCAGCTCCCACTGACACATTTGCTTCCACGGTTTCTAAGCACTCAGAAGTTACACCCAGGAAAGGATCAGAACAAAATAAAGCACTTTCTTCCTGAGCTAATCCACAAGCAGCAGTAGTTTCTTTGTTGAGACAGAGACTCAAATTGCTGTCTgaacttctgttttcctttagGGGGTTGCAAAGATTTGAGAAAGCACTGTCACCAGTTTCTTTATTAGCCTTCCAAAAAGGCTTCATCTCTTCATTAATACTATTGCCAGAAGCTTCCAGCTTGACAACACACAGAGGGACTTCAGAATCTTTATTTTCCCAAATTGCTACTACTTCAGCTTCTAATACAAGGTTTTCAGTCATATCATAAAACTTTTTATTTGCTTCACTAAGCCATGAGCCATCTGGGAGACTGAAACCTGACAGACAGCAAGGAAATGCTTGCCCAGGTACTCTGAGCAGTTCACTCGGCATCTGTCGGATCATCTCCAGGCTGACGCTTTCCTCGCTTCCATAATCCACATGTCTAACAACTACACTGTCATAATTCACACTGCTGATCTGAGCTCTGTAGAACCACCCATCTTGACTGTATTTTGCTAAACAAACGTCACCACTTTTAATACAAGACTTGCCATCATTCAGAGAGCTTAGTCCAAGCTTTTCAGCttcctctatttttttctcGATGTAGCTCACATCTTTTGTGTCAGCACGGTGACACCAGAAGTATCCTGGACTATTTACCACTGTGACATAAATTTTTAAAGTCTGACCTGCCTCTGGAAATTTCCAGACAAATGACTTGCAATCACTTACACAGGAAATCTCATTTTGTACCTGAGGAGGCAAAGGCTCACAGCCAGTGATCATGTCACGGTTCTCTCTTTTatcaatttttcttcttaagaAAAGTCTTTCTCTACTTGCAAGATCTTTATCATCTAAATCCACTGTTATTATTCCTTGATGGTCACTGAGAATAACTTCCCATTTATCCTCAACCTTCTTTACAAATTCACACGACAGCAGGATTTCACTTGTTCTCTTGGTGAAATAAAACACTGCTTTCTCTGTCCAGCCagcattttttttgtatttgagTCCACCTAGAAAGCAGTGAATGCTCATTGCTGGAACAGATGACAAGTTCTGAGGGAGCCTGCGTGCTTGATCAACACTAATCACAGAAGTGTCACCATAATCAATATAATGTACCCTTATTGAATTGTCAGAAATCTTCTCTTTTACTACAGCTCGATACCAAAGGTTGTCTTCCAAATAAACAGCACTGATTAAATCTCCTGCTTGGAAAAGCTGTCCACAAGGGTCCTTCACTGATTTCCCATTGTTTAAAATCTCCAAAATGTTGTTAAGCTGAACCTCATCACTCCCTAGTTGAACATAAAAATCCTGTGGGTCACTGACATAAGACACATACACTAAGGTTTTAAGAGCTGGCACTATCTTCTGTGGTGGTAGATCAGATGCTTTTCTAAGCATTATACACCTGCCTTCAGCATCAGATTTAGTATCTGACAGTGTATCCATCTGGGAAAAGAGCACAGTCTCCTCCCCTACTTTATTCAACAAAACAGCATTGTCCTTGCTGCTAAGCATCTCATCAGGTTCTAGTAATCCAGCTGCCACATGTCCCTTCACAGAGTGCTGGAAAAGGTTTACAACTTCTTTGAAGTGTCTTTTGCTCCCTTGCTCTTGCTGGGCTTCAGAtggacatttttttctttcaagaggTCTACCTGCATTGAAAGGGGACTCTGCAGTCTCACCCCTCTCATTCACATCTGTATTTCCAGTGCACAAAGTCTCACTGTGTACATGATTACACAGTCCTGTACTGTTTAGGCTTAGTTCTTTCAGTTTTGTATTAATCTGAGTATTTCTATCAAACAACTCAACCAGCAGTGTATTATCAGAGTCCTTTGCTACCACTACTGCTTTTAATCTCCTTTCCAGGACAGCTTCCTTAAACCATGTTGCAGCTTCTTTGGAAACAGATGATACATCAGACACAGAACATTTTATGGCCTGCATTGGCACAAGCAAGATATCAGAAGCATCACTGGGTAAAATAAGCAGATCATCTGTCTCTATTGTCTCTATGTTTCCAAAATCCACAAAGAAGACTTTAGCCTTAGGTTGTTGTTCCATAATTACTCCCCTATACCACTGACTGTCAGAGTACCTTGCCAGACACAAGGTCCCAGACTTCCCCAAGGTTCCTGACCTGGCCATCCTCTCACTCAGGGAGTTGATGTTGTCAGCCAGCTGTGCCAAGGTATCAGCACACCTCTCAAGCTGGCAGTAAAATGTCCATGGATTCTCAACATGCGTAATATAAACATCTTCCTCACTCCCAATTTTGATACCGTGACTAGAATAATAGAAAGAGTGAAGCTGGACCAAAGATTCCAGATGCTTTTGAGGAAATAAAGGTCTGGCTACACCTCTCTCAGTGAGAAACTGGCAAGCACTCTGAAAAGGTGTGATTAAATCTACAATGTTAAACAGGTCCCTATTTATTGAAGCCAAGGCAAAGATTGTACACTTCAGGTCAAGGTCAGATGATGAATCAACAACAAACTGACGAAAAGCCTGAATTGCTTCTTCATCCCAAACAAAAGGATTCTGACCATTGGGTTGGATTAAGTTGTAAAGGCTACATCTGAATGCCTGAGCCTCTAACCTAAGGAAGCGTTCATGAAGTGCACGGAGCTTCGTTAGACACACCTGGTCTCTGTTGCCATAGTCAACATATATGACTTCTACTTTTTCTGCACAAACTCCTTCACTAACTATTAAAGCCCTGTACCATTTTTTATCCTCTGAGTACTGGGCTAAACACACAAGATTTGGCCAAACATGTGGCTGGGATGAATTCTTGCAATGCTCCTGAATTTCATCCATTAGTATCTCAAGGTCCTGGTAATTTCTACTTAACTGACACCAAAAACTACTAGGATTCTCAATATATGACAAAATAACATTAACTGTACTTCCCACTTCTAAGTGGCCTCCACAAGAGGAGCCTGGCTTAATTTCCACATAATTCTGCCTCAAAGAGGTGTGCAGATTTTCCTCACCCTCATGGTCTCGAGAAAGAAGAGATTCCCTACTTTTAGAATTGTAAATGGCTGCAACAGGGCTCTCTCTGGCCATCACACCCATGTGAGAATCAAGCATTCTATCACTGATCTTTAGATCACATTCTTTTCTCAGCCTCTTCTCTGCATTTACTTGGCTTTCCTCTGCAGCACACACTAGGGAAGAAGCCTGTGTCACAGACTTATCTGATTTCTGGGAAGTCTTGGGTATTTCATACCCCTGGTATTCAGCATAACCTCCCTGGGTCATGAGTTTACTTACTCTTCTCTCTCCTAACTGGGACTGGTCAAAAATTTCGACCATGTATTTGTCACCCTGCACATTCAAAAACCAAACCTTTAGTTCCTTGTTCAGTACCATCTCCCTGAATGCTGACACAGCAGCTTCACTCCAACTGCCTCTTGGAGGGGAGACACCTGCCAAACAACACTTCAGAGCTAAAGCAGGCAGCTCCCCAAACtgagggagcagctccttcaCAGCACACAGATCCACGGTTTCTGTACTGCCTCTGTCCACCAGGTGTATTTCCACCCCAGTGTCCAGTACCCTGGTGACCACTGCTCGATAAAAGACACCCTCGTTCCCACTGGCACAACAAAGGGATCCCAGCTGTGGGTCCCACCCAGCACCATCCAGCTTTGTGGAATGGGAATAAAAATTCCACATGCACTGCCTCAGCTGCCTGAAAAGCTGGTAATGCTCATGGAGCTGCAGCCAGAACTCAGATGGGTCTTGGAGGTGGGAGACCTGTGCACTGTACGATGTCCAGGTCTTCAGATGCACACCagctacagcagcagcagccaaatcTCTGTGTGCTAAAACAGGAAGTGCTTCTAGTGGCAATCCCAACTCTTCAGCTAAGGATTCCTCTACTTCCAGCTGCTCATGATCCTCAGCTTGGCTCACATGACTGCTGGCCAGGCAGCAAGCCtgagacccaaaaagatggttcaAATCAACACCATTTTCCCCATAGAGAGTCACATAATAGAGATGCTCAAAGGAGTTAAAGGCTTTGATGTGAGCGCTCACTCCTCTGCCAAGCACCAACGCTTTCAGCAAATCAACCTGCAATGGGGACCAGCCGCAGCCCCCATCTGAAATCCCCTGGAGAGCACACACATAAGTGACCACAGGCATGCGAAAACACTCGGCAGGCAAATGGCGCAGGTTCACTGTGGCCACAGTCTCCTTCTTGCCATAATCCACAAAGACCACGACAGCTGCACATTGGTCCTGCTCCCCAGCAATGAGCTCCAGCAGAATGGCACGGTACCACTGGCCATCCATCCCACGGGCAGCACAGGGTGAGCCCACTTTGGGCAATAAGTCCTGCTCCCACCGGTCATAAGCATGGCACATGGCCTCAGAAAGGCAACAGATCTCCTGTGACAAGCACTGCAACTGGCAGTAAATCTGGTGTGGGTCAGAGACATGGGTCACTAGGACAGGCTCTGTCACACCCAACTGGAGCTGAGGGTAGTAGTAATCCAAGGCAGGTGACAGAGGCTGGTATGAGAACAACGCACAGACAAGCTGTGGAACCACAAAGGCTCCAAGGGAACATGCTGGAGGCTGCTGACAGAGTTGCTTCTTTAACTCGCCAGAAGGCAGGCAGCGCCTGAGCACCTGGCAGAACCAGCTGGGAGAGACACGTTTGGCCaggcccagctgctgcagctgagccacaAGCTGGGGCAGCTCAAGCAGGACGACCTGCGGCATTAGCACCTCCTGCACCACACCAGACACCTCCTTGCCTTGCAGGAAGCTGAGAAACTCCATCGCCTCCTCGGTCCACTTGGATACAGGTGAATCCCCACTTGCTGTCCCCTCGTTACTGTGGGAAGGCACGACATCGGCCACGACACAGCCCAGCACCTCGGGGGGCAGCTGgaacagctctgagcagccccGTGCCAGGTAATAGGCGGAGGTGGTCACCACGTACCCCTCGTCCAGCAGGAAGACACGATATCCCTGGGCACTATAACTCACCACAAAGCAGCGGTACCACACACCCAACACTTCCACCAGtgccagctctcctgggccCAGCCTGGTCCCGCTGGCCCCCGGCCCGCCGGGCTCTGGGCGGGCCGCCAGGCGCGGCCCGGCCACCGCCTGCATCTCTCGGTACAACAGGGCATAGTCAGCATTACTTTCACCCAGCAGCCCCCACAGCCGCAGGATGGGCGCCTCGGGACACAGCCCCACGGCGCGGACCCGCAGGGTGACGCTGTCGCCGCGGCCGAGGGATCCCGGCCCGGAGCTCATCGCGAATCCGCCTcgcgccggccccgctccgcgcaCGAGGCGAATGAGCGCCTCGCCCTCCGCCCCTCGGTCTCATATAAAGCACGCGCCGCCCACGTGACCCACGGGGAGCCGTTAGCGGCTGCCCCACGGGCCGAGTCCATTTTGACCCTCTCGGTGGGGTGGAGAGCGGCgcgaagggaaaggggaaaaggagcgTGAAGCCAGCTGATACATGGGGCCGCTCCTGCTACGCTAAGACTGTGTGGAGGCGCCACGAAGAGAATCGCAGCTACAGAATTATGTCCGGGGCGCCGCGGGGCTCAGTGCAGAGCCCGGCGGAGCTGCCCTCGCCCACGGTGGAGCGCTCCGCGGGGGACGGGAGGCGGCAAGACGGCGGGGAGGGGTGAGGGGGAGAGAGCGCCGAGCCCGCTTAGCCCCCATTGGTCAGAGCGCGCCGGGGGCGGGACGCGCGTGCGGAGCTTGGCGCCTATTGGCcagcggcggcgcggggcggggcgcgagggcggcggccgcggcgcgaGGGCGGGGAGCTCGCGCCGGCCCCTCAGGGATCGCTAATAATAAACACCGGGAGGGAGAGATTTATTATTAAGAGTTAAGGAAGTTTTTCACTGCAACGTTTTTGcaaggcattttttcatttttattttgagctGTGCCCCAAGAGTCCGTACTGGAACCAGTGTTATTTAGTATCTTCATTAATTGCGTGGGTGAGCGGTTGGAGTGCCCCCTCGGCAAGTTTGACGCCAAATTGAGTGGTGCTGTTGGTACCAAATCCTCTGAAATCATTGCGATAAATAAGACCCTCTAACGCTGTCTTTTTAGTGTTAGCGAGTCTGGCATTACTTCATTCTTGGCCAGGAGGGGAGTGTGTGGGTGAGGCTGACAAAATCCTGGCCTCTACACAGATGCAGATACAGaacttttatgtttttttatatatgtatttttagcAAACAAATTAATATTGATTGGTTTTAAATTATAGAATTCTCGTTCATTCATTAGTATTCTGTCTTCTGTTGAATATTGATTTCTCACCTCTCTTGTCTAGATTCTCTAGCCTAGATTCTTCAGTccttttattatctttttccCAGGCAGGGACTTTCCAGGACACATACTGAGTCTTTGTTAGTCTCTTTCTTGTCTGTTTTCTGCAGAATGTCCTTGTGGTCCATAAATTGTGCACTCCTTGTATCCAGTTTCACCAATAGACCTCTCTTCTTTCAGGCTTTGTTAATTGAAGCTGGTATCGAAGTTATTCTAACAAAACTTAGAGCTTCAGTGATTTTCCCAAGCTGTGTGCCCATAAAAGTAGCTCATGGAAACTTTGATAAATGCAGGATAAAAGTAGTTTTACACACTGCTTATAATTAATATACTGGTTATGATGATCAGAGAAGGTTGAGCAACTGTCCTTCgtggaaaggctgagagagttgggattgctcagcctggagaagagaagcttcAAGGTGGTTCAAGGTGATCTAATTGTGGCAttccagtacctgaagagagccagcaggaaagatggagagggactttttacaagggcctgcagtgacaggacaagagggaatggcttccaacTGAAAGATTGGATTGGCTGTTAGGAAGAATTCTTTTCTGTGGGGGTGGTGAGACAcaggaacagattgcccagagaaactgtggattCCTaacccctggaagtgtccaaggccaggctgcatggaacttggagcaatctggtctagtggaaggtgtccctgcccatggcagggggttggaactgatCTTAGAGGtccttttcaacccaaactgttctatgaCTGTATAATAAACATACTTATTCTGTCTCACGAGAAAGGTAAAGCTGTGTATCCATCGGCTGGTTATCAGGGTAACAGGATGGCAGGCGGGAGTGCTTGGGATGGAAgtgaagcagcagctttgctggtTTGTCATTGCTGGCACTGGAGTACAGGACAGAAGGAACTTGGATTTGTTTCTCAGGATGACAGCTAGAAAAATACCAGGACTTCTGAACAAAACCTTCGGACTGATGCACAGGAGATTCTACCTGAATATGAAGAAGAACTTTACTGTGCAATGAGTGAGATCAGGAATGAgttgtccagagaggttgtggagtctccctcactggggATATTCCAGAAgtgtctggacacaatcctgtgacCTGTGCAGGgttgaccctgcttgagcagggaggagtGACCAGATGAGCCACTGTGCTCCCTTCCAACCTGccccattctgtggttctgtgactCCCTAGTAATGGTGAGATGAACATTTTCCAAGCTGGAAGCACACTCCCAAATGCATACAGCCACAGCTGAATTACAATACAATCAGAAAGTACAAGAGCAATCCAAGAAGACACTCAATCTGTGTTCAGTGAAAAAACGGCACATTGGAGACACTGGTTGCAAAGACTAGAAGAAATCCTGTTAATTTATTCAAAGAGCCAAGTTTTCTACATTAATTAAATTACTAGATATTACTAAATCAAAGCCAGCTTTGTTTTAGCTACTCATGGCTGCTTTTAATACTGTATTTTTGACTCTTGATTGCCAAAGGTGAACCTAGTGACAAACAGCACTAGTCTTCTCCACGAAATCTGGAAGGATttaggtttaaaaataaataaattactccTGTCCAAATGTTTTGCATTATAGAAGAGAATGTTGTATTTTCATCAAGATTTAAAGTGGGCAGAGTGCacatttccatggaaaatgacCCAGTCTGCCACATCAGCACCCAGATTGTCACAGGACAAGTAGTTCAGCTGGGTCCTATGGAGTATCCTGAGACCTTCAAGCATTGCAGAGCAAActagtttttttattttctgggacTGCATCTCAATAATGATCTTACTCAAAGATTTGAGTGGAGAGGTCAGGCAGTCTCTGGGAAGTAACAGGAACACAAATCCTTCCAGTTTTTGTGCAAAGCAGATTTGGAATCAGGTaaactgcttttctcttttttaatacCTAGCACTACACGCTTGGTTTGCTGACACATCAAATTAGTGAGAGGTAGTTCTTTATCTGTGTGCAAATACaattaacaacaaaaattcccaaataattttataGATGCTTAGCCACAGAACTTGTTCAGTACATTGCTTGTTTTTAACAATAGAAACCATCTCCATTATCAAACAAATGGACAGTATGATGTTCTATTTGCTtggtagaattttttttattcctgtttgcTGGTTCAGAAAGCTGATGCTGGCTGCTAGCTGAAGTGTTGTTGTGGATAATATAAATTTCATCAAATAGTATCCTTATGTCATGGCTGTTCCAAATCAGTAAGGACTGAATTTGGAGCAAAAAGCTATACATGTGATACTACTACCCTGTGGAATGAGAATTCAGCTTTTTGACTCTTCTCTGTGAATATTGAAGGTTTTAAAAAGAAGTAACTCCACACAATCTTCTGATTTGTTCATAGGCAAGCCAGAATACCAGTGACCAAGGTGCCTGTGAAAGCAAACACTGAGTTAGAGGCTTAAAACAAAAGTAACCCAATAAAGAAGCCCATCAGATTAAACTGTCTCCTCTTAAAAATCATATTCTTAAGTTCAGTCTCATATTGTTCTAGTTCCCAGAGAGGTTCCCAAGCCTCTGTCTGCTCAGAGAGGCTGAGaatttcccatccctggaagtgttcaaggccaggttggacagggctgtgaggaagtggaaagtgtccctgcccatggcagatggtttggaatgagatgatttttaaagtctcttgaacacaaaccattctacaATTCTATGATTATGTCTTCCATACAAAAATTGTAATATTACATAGGGTTAGGGCTGCATCCACACTCCTCAGATTTTAATGCTAATTGTTCTTGTAAAGACAGTTAAAAAGCACCTACCATTCGCATCCA encodes:
- the TDRD6 gene encoding tudor domain-containing protein 6; translation: MSSGPGSLGRGDSVTLRVRAVGLCPEAPILRLWGLLGESNADYALLYREMQAVAGPRLAARPEPGGPGASGTRLGPGELALVEVLGVWYRCFVVSYSAQGYRVFLLDEGYVVTTSAYYLARGCSELFQLPPEVLGCVVADVVPSHSNEGTASGDSPVSKWTEEAMEFLSFLQGKEVSGVVQEVLMPQVVLLELPQLVAQLQQLGLAKRVSPSWFCQVLRRCLPSGELKKQLCQQPPACSLGAFVVPQLVCALFSYQPLSPALDYYYPQLQLGVTEPVLVTHVSDPHQIYCQLQCLSQEICCLSEAMCHAYDRWEQDLLPKVGSPCAARGMDGQWYRAILLELIAGEQDQCAAVVVFVDYGKKETVATVNLRHLPAECFRMPVVTYVCALQGISDGGCGWSPLQVDLLKALVLGRGVSAHIKAFNSFEHLYYVTLYGENGVDLNHLFGSQACCLASSHVSQAEDHEQLEVEESLAEELGLPLEALPVLAHRDLAAAAVAGVHLKTWTSYSAQVSHLQDPSEFWLQLHEHYQLFRQLRQCMWNFYSHSTKLDGAGWDPQLGSLCCASGNEGVFYRAVVTRVLDTGVEIHLVDRGSTETVDLCAVKELLPQFGELPALALKCCLAGVSPPRGSWSEAAVSAFREMVLNKELKVWFLNVQGDKYMVEIFDQSQLGERRVSKLMTQGGYAEYQGYEIPKTSQKSDKSVTQASSLVCAAEESQVNAEKRLRKECDLKISDRMLDSHMGVMARESPVAAIYNSKSRESLLSRDHEGEENLHTSLRQNYVEIKPGSSCGGHLEVGSTVNVILSYIENPSSFWCQLSRNYQDLEILMDEIQEHCKNSSQPHVWPNLVCLAQYSEDKKWYRALIVSEGVCAEKVEVIYVDYGNRDQVCLTKLRALHERFLRLEAQAFRCSLYNLIQPNGQNPFVWDEEAIQAFRQFVVDSSSDLDLKCTIFALASINRDLFNIVDLITPFQSACQFLTERGVARPLFPQKHLESLVQLHSFYYSSHGIKIGSEEDVYITHVENPWTFYCQLERCADTLAQLADNINSLSERMARSGTLGKSGTLCLARYSDSQWYRGVIMEQQPKAKVFFVDFGNIETIETDDLLILPSDASDILLVPMQAIKCSVSDVSSVSKEAATWFKEAVLERRLKAVVVAKDSDNTLLVELFDRNTQINTKLKELSLNSTGLCNHVHSETLCTGNTDVNERGETAESPFNAGRPLERKKCPSEAQQEQGSKRHFKEVVNLFQHSVKGHVAAGLLEPDEMLSSKDNAVLLNKVGEETVLFSQMDTLSDTKSDAEGRCIMLRKASDLPPQKIVPALKTLVYVSYVSDPQDFYVQLGSDEVQLNNILEILNNGKSVKDPCGQLFQAGDLISAVYLEDNLWYRAVVKEKISDNSIRVHYIDYGDTSVISVDQARRLPQNLSSVPAMSIHCFLGGLKYKKNAGWTEKAVFYFTKRTSEILLSCEFVKKVEDKWEVILSDHQGIITVDLDDKDLASRERLFLRRKIDKRENRDMITGCEPLPPQVQNEISCVSDCKSFVWKFPEAGQTLKIYVTVVNSPGYFWCHRADTKDVSYIEKKIEEAEKLGLSSLNDGKSCIKSGDVCLAKYSQDGWFYRAQISSVNYDSVVVRHVDYGSEESVSLEMIRQMPSELLRVPGQAFPCCLSGFSLPDGSWLSEANKKFYDMTENLVLEAEVVAIWENKDSEVPLCVVKLEASGNSINEEMKPFWKANKETGDSAFSNLCNPLKENRSSDSNLSLCLNKETTAACGLAQEESALFCSDPFLGVTSECLETVEANVSVGAASGKVDGGYEAGECENSYDKEIPLSEGDSDNSVLLEPMRNCSPHIAGNGMKAEEQDLSEILFGQEAELKAEVTGSAPGASLFLGKEQELQRLPVLQAQPSASNGTERLGELDALEMHLPSNDLNELLQELEGVKEKSSYGEGTKEALEAKSLEMQAASGNETREPMLEQELLELPDVREETGQLTALNCLEILPLLNEKENLVPPVSDREKSVELIPSDVQPSLGEKPKKLQANLSGIHEAEAVLDDWIEVDPPSLRLSSSRGRTEKKLHQKMHDKQSMLGANFLELVLPSVQPPEEDREEDLLRLKCAVLQSSANSGSQFSFISKDSANPGPVFTVKSCDYKVEKHKGWQKKRDDCVEEWMEQDLSDSFKESGNMCVQSLGCRPGEDKKQNENLADCNAAHHDYPCNLKGFAVGSKCVVWTSLKWCDARILEISEKGTKVLNLCSGSEEIVHPENVWNGIPDGARRSSEALTPATENLQSLPEESLLQEKQTGCSSNLAEDPHVLQQC